One Saccharomycodes ludwigii strain NBRC 1722 chromosome VI, whole genome shotgun sequence DNA segment encodes these proteins:
- a CDS encoding homoserine O-acetyltransferase family protein (similar to Saccharomyces cerevisiae YNL277W | MET2 | METhionine requiring) has translation MPISNIILRNPTHYKYYTKLSVFNSLSKASRLFAKRNVSTKQMEFPCLDKLEAITKQLKEKQQKQTLKIDKLQQCIDPVYSNIKTGYQIYESKVPLYSDFGGVLPNPWQIAYETWGTLNKERSNAILLHTGLSASSHAHSTKQNPVSGWWENFIGPNNPCLDTNKYFVICTNVLGGCYGSTGPKSIDPTNTSSKDINKRYATRFPMLSIQDIIRAQHQMIKEFFLIDKLYASVGSSMGGMQSLAYGVEFPNELEKIVSVSGCARSHPSSIAMRHAQRQVLMADPHWNRGYYYNEIIPHVGMKLAREIATVTYRSGPEWESRFGNERLDDERQPMLCPDFLIENYLDHQGEKFALEYDANSFLYLSKTMDLFDLSLSFQKRGLRKRTSLVQNNGICSNESCVVEQNQGLEEKPVKRKRSSTVEEARIDLQKGLQPLASKDLLVIGVKTDGLFPYWQQREIVDLVSSDTNYSGKIKHIELDESQSLYGHDTFLLDLENIGKEIGKFLTKN, from the coding sequence ATGCCAATATCTAATATCATATTACGAAACCCTACtcattataaatattatactAAATTATCAGTGTTCAATTCCCTTTCAAAAGCATCCCGGTTATTTGCTAAAAGAAATGTATCTACCAAGCAAATGGAATTCCCATGTTTAGATAAATTAGAAGCAATtacaaaacaattaaaagagaaacaacaaaaacaaactcTTAAAATTGACAAATTACAACAATGTATAGATCCTGTATATTCTAATATCAAAACAGGATACCAAATATATGAGTCAAAAGTCCCATTATATTCTGATTTTGGAGGTGTGTTACCCAATCCATGGCAAATAGCTTATGAAACATGGGGTACTTtaaacaaagaaagaagTAACGCTATACTATTACATACTGGTTTAAGTGCTTCATCACATGCACACTCgacaaaacaaaatccaGTGTCTGGTTGGTGGGAGAATTTTATTGGCCCTAATAATCCATGTTTGgatacaaataaatattttgttatttgtaCCAATGTATTGGGTGGATGTTACGGTTCGACGGGCCCAAAGTCAATTGATCCCACAAATACTAGCTCTAAGGACATTAACAAAAGATATGCCACTAGATTCCCAATGTTAAGCATACAGGATATAATTAGGGCGCAGCATCAGATGattaaagaattttttctaatagaCAAACTATACGCAAGTGTAGGCAGCTCCATGGGAGGCATGCAATCTTTGGCATATGGTGTTGAATTCCCCAATGAGcttgaaaaaattgtaagTGTCAGCGGATGTGCCAGATCACATCCCAGTAGTATTGCAATGAGACACGCGCAAAGACAAGTATTGATGGCTGATCCACATTGGAATAGAgggtattattataatgaaATCATTCCACATGTTGGAATGAAATTGGCCAGAGAGATTGCCACTGTTACTTATAGATCTGGTCCTGAGTGGGAATCTAGATTTGGTAACGAAAGACTAGATGATGAACGACAACCAATGTTGTGTCCTGactttttaattgaaaacTACTTAGATCATCAAGGTGAAAAGTTTGCACTTGAATATGATGCTAACTCCTTTTTGTATTTGAGCAAAACTATGGATTTATTTGACTTAAGTTtatcttttcaaaaaaggGGGTTAAGAAAAAGAACGAGTTTGGTTCAAAATAACGGTATTTGTTCCAATGAATCTTGTGTTGTGGAACAAAATCAAGGATTGGAGGAAAAACCCGTCAAAAGAAAACGCAGCAGCACTGTAGAAGAAGCAAGAATTGATTTACAAAAAGGTCTACAACCATTGGCATCCAAAGATTTATTGGTTATTGGTGTTAAAACCGATGGATTATTCCCATATTGGCAACAAAGAGAAATTGTTGATTTGGTTAGCAGTGACACTAATTATTCGggtaaaattaaacataTAGAACTTGATGAATCACAAAGTCTATATGGCCATgatacttttttattggaCTTGGAAAATATTGGTAAAGAAATAGGTAAGTTTTTGACCAAAAATTAG
- a CDS encoding M1 family metallopeptidase (similar to Saccharomyces cerevisiae YHR047C | AAP1 | Arginine/alanine AminoPeptidase (paralog of YKL157W | APE2)) — translation MNTLNHVLPTTYKPNHYNIELFDINTAENSFKGHVDIELNKNTTTMGNHSKIITDPSFITLNIRDIVIEEAYLIPLSSTAADENTPVFLPLSKEDNKEYEELTFQFPTEVVNTKNKFILAIDYKGRIQTNMCGFYRSDFISNYETKEQSFMLSTQFEATDARRAFPCFDEPSLKATFNVTISAPAKFTVLSNMPECKTLNEPHSTDNIIQHVFEKSPLMSTYLVAWAIGDFDYLETFTKNKIYGNNTKKLPIRIYTCKGKSEQGRFALSVAANVIDYFSELLKIPYPLPKIDLLCVESYSHNAMENFSLITFRPTAVLTDTIGKPFKNERDYDLAELEQHSSNPIVLQKIAYVVCHELAHQWFGNLVTMNWWDELWLNEGFATWLGYVAVSKFFPHWDVPSMVMYNSHEVALELDALKESHPIKVSVRNAKDIDQVFDSISYLKGCSILEMISSYIGMETFLQGVTLYLEKNKWKNATMYDLFDCISEADRNKTDVSECLSNWILKLGYPIVDVSYNHNQKEYILTQSRYLSSGEDSDDSTIWWVPLMLKNNQKICMNAREMTINANIENSFFFLNSASYGFYRVNYKDDSTFNSVLANFHELNSRAKIGLISDIESAGDYTRLLNILSKFSDERNVSDDEYYVWLKAINSLNQLKFIVSSDKKSVLKHVILRIVGEKRLYNKLLPYLANPLILQNCETKILRSQTYNLLLTTAGKLSNKQVLQGCRKIFDGEKSIFASNASTVVLDTIMSQEDTTTLLDFEKAKKLLFQSTLADQEIILNSLGSITNPKLFKSCFGLILEIEPMNLQYLAEAWGNNSVINVALWNFFKSNYDVIYKRISINPIVVDRFIRFSFRNLVGDDIKLDFENFFADKITDGFDRGVKQTIERIRRNTKMRETGSPKLSKYVENM, via the coding sequence ATGAATACTTTAAATCATGTATTACCCACTACTTATAAACCAAATCATTATAACATTGAGCTGTTTGACATAAATACAGCCGAAAATTCATTTAAGGGCCATGTAGATATTGagttgaataaaaataccacTACAATGGGTAACCAttctaaaataataacagatCCTTCTTTTATTACCCTAAATATCAGGGACATTGTCATCGAAGAAGCTTATTTAATACCATTATCCAGCACTGCTGCCGACGAAAACACACCTGTATTCCTTCCATTATCCAAGGAAGACAATAAAGAGTACGAAGAGTTAACTTTTCAATTCCCTACTGAAGTCgttaatacaaaaaataagtttATTCTAGCAATTGATTACAAAGGCAGAATTCAAACAAATATGTGCGGCTTTTATAGATCCGATTTTATAAGTAATTATGAAACCAAGGAACAATCATTTATGCTATCAACACAATTCGAAGCGACCGATGCTAGGAGAGCATTTCCATGTTTTGATGAACCTAGTTTAAAAGCCACATTTAACGTTACCATTTCAGCCCCCGCTAAATTCACAGTTCTATCTAATATGCCTGAATGTAAAACTTTGAATGAACCACATTCTACTGACAACATAATACAACATGTCTTTGAAAAGTCTCCTCTCATGTCGACTTATTTAGTTGCATGGGCTATTGGCGACTTTGATTATTTGGAAACATTTACgaagaataaaatttatgGTAATAACACCAAAAAACTACCCATTAGGATATATACCTGTAAGGGGAAAAGTGAACAAGGTAGATTCGCATTATCAGTTGCTGCAAACGTTATTGATTATTTTAGCGAGTTGTTGAAGATCCCATACCCATTACCTAAAATAGATCTATTATGCGTCGAATCATATTCTCACAATGCTAtggaaaatttttctttaatcaCTTTCAGACCAACAGCTGTTCTAACAGATACAATTGGGAaaccttttaaaaatgaaagagaCTATGATCTTGCGGAGCTGGAACAACATTCCAGCAATCCTATTgtattacaaaaaattgcATATGTAGTCTGTCATGAATTAGCACACCAATGGTTTGGCAATTTAGTTACTATGAATTGGTGGGATGAATTATGGTTGAACGAAGGGTTTGCCACATGGCTTGGGTACGTTGCCGTTTCCAAATTCTTCCCACATTGGGATGTTCCAAGCATGGTTATGTACAATTCTCATGAAGTTGCTTTAGAATTGGATGCTTTGAAAGAATCACATCCAATAAAAGTATCTGTCCGTAACGCAAAAGATATTGACCAGGTTTTTGATAGTATTTCTTATTTGAAAGGTTGTTCTATATTGGAAATGATAAGTTCTTATATTGGTATGGAAACATTTTTACAGGGTGTAACTTTATACTTGGAAAAGAATAAATGGAAAAACGCTACGATGtatgatttatttgattgCATTAGCGAAGCTGACAGAAATAAGACCGATGTTTCTGAATGTCTATCTAACTggattttaaaacttgGGTATCCCATTGTTGATGTTAGTTATAACCATAAccaaaaagaatatattttaacacAATCCAGATACCTCTCCAGTGGTGAAGATAGTGATGATTCTACTATTTGGTGGGTTCCATTAATGTTAAAGAACAATCAAAAGATTTGCATGAATGCTAGAGAAATGACTATCAATGCCAATATTGAGAattcattcttttttttgaactCAGCTTCGTATGGGTTTTATAGGGTAAACTATAAAGATGATTCCACATTCAATAGTGTTTTAGCTAATTTTCATGAATTGAATAGTAGGGCAAAAATTGGATTAATTAGCGATATTGAAAGTGCTGGCGATTACACAAGACttctaaatatattatctaAATTTTCCGATGAAAGAAATGTTTCTGATGATGAATATTATGTGTGGTTGAAAGCTATAAATTCATTAAATCAGTTAAAATTTATCGTTTCTAGTGATAAAAAATCCGTTTTGAAACACGTTATTTTACGCATTGTTGGTGAAAAACGACTTTATAACAAACTATTACCATACTTAGCTAATCCTCTAATTTTGCAAAATTgtgaaacaaaaatattgagaAGCCAAACCTATAATCTATTGTTAACTACGGCTGGAAAATTATCTAATAAGCAAGTTTTACAAGGATGCAGGAAGATTTTTGATGGTGAAAAGTCTATATTTGCTAGCAACGCTAGTACAGTTGTTTTAGACACTATCATGTCTCAAGAGGACACGACCACATTATTAGACTTTGAGAAAgctaaaaaattgttatttcAAAGTACTTTGGCTGATCAAGAGATTATTTTGAACAGTTTAGGCTCAATTACAAACCCCAAGCTTTTCAAAAGTTGTTTTGGATTAATTTTGGAGATTGAACCAATGAATTTACAATATTTAGCCGAGGCCTGGGGTAATAATAGTGTTATCAATGTGGCATTATGGAATTTTTTCAAGAGCAATTATGATGTAATTTATAAGCGAATTAGTATAAATCctattgttgttgatagATTCATTCGTTTTAGTTTTAGAAACTTAGTTGGTGATGATATTAAATTAGACTTTGAGAATTTTTTTGCTGATAAAATCACTGATGGGTTTGACAGAGGTGTTAAACAGACTATTGAAAGGATTAGACGAAATACTAAAATGCGTGAAACTGGGTCTCCTAAACTATCGAAATACGTGGAAAATATGTAA
- the PPE1 gene encoding phosphoprotein phosphatase methylesterase 1 (similar to Saccharomyces cerevisiae YHR075C | PPE1 | Phosphoprotein Phosphatase methylEsterase) has protein sequence MDLQKSVLLNNLKKAQELLGTDENDEYHEGENEEDFVGDLPSFTNNAKKQPKSSFNSGKNLPSETALPQWNDFLQHRNVFTINNHRFNYFYSLFDTNAIENCKSIPVFIFHHGAGSSALTFAMLIKILQEKYAGACACFTFDARGHGGTQFIDDSVDTYSLNDFVDDFNANIENFIDNHLKPCSPASLEKISITLVGHSLGGSICTNVFPILKDNIKNKVVGVCMLDIVEEAAILALDRMELFLQTTPFNFNNMKDAISWHVNRGMPNDKPSAEISIPPLFKQDIISGGVSRVTDLSFFTSYWSTWFKGLSSKFVDLKTSKLLILAGNDNLDKDLIVGQMQGKYQLVIFQESGHFIQEDNSLKTAITLMDFMHRNDNKNVVIKTNWGAHK, from the coding sequence atgGATCTACAAAAAAGTGTGTTATTGAACAACTTGAAAAAAGCCCAAGAATTATTAGGAACcgatgaaaatgatgagTATCATGAAGGTGAAAACGAGGAAGATTTTGTAGGTGATTTACCTAGCTTTACCAATAATGCTAAGAAACAACCGAAATCATCCTTTAACAgtggaaaaaatttaccTTCTGAAACAGCATTACCCCAATGGAATGATTTTTTACAACATAGAAATGTTtttacaataaataatcacagatttaattatttttactcaTTGTTTGATACAAATGCAATAGAGAATTGCAAAAGTATAcctgtttttatttttcatcatGGAGCTGGATCATCCGCTCTAACATTTGCAATGCTAATCAAAATTTTACAAGAGAAATACGCTGGAGCTTGTGCTTGCTTTACATTTGATGCAAGAGGTCATGGCGGAACCCAATTTATCGATGATTCCGTGGATACTTACTCCTTGAATGATTTTGTTGATGATTTCAATGCTAacattgaaaattttattgaCAATCATTTAAAACCTTGTAGTCCGGCTAGcttagaaaaaatatctatAACTTTGGTAGGTCACTCGCTAGGTGGGAGTATCTGTACCAATGTTTTTCCCATATTGaaagataatattaaaaataaggtCGTAGGGGTTTGCATGCTCGACATTGTGGAAGAAGCAGCCATTTTGGCTTTGGATAGAATGGAACTTTTTTTGCAAACCACACCGTTCAACTTCAATAATATGAAGGATGCTATATCCTGGCATGTCAATAGAGGGATGCCTAATGACAAACCAAGTGCCGAAATATCAATACCACCATTATTCAAACAAGATATTATATCGGGAGGAGTTTCAAGAGTCACTGACTTAAGTTTTTTTACAAGTTATTGGAGTACATGGTTTAAGGGATTATCTTCCAAATTTGTTGATTTGAAAACTagtaaattattaatattggcAGGTAATGATAATCTAGATAAAGATTTGATTGTAGGACAGATGCAAGGGAAATATCAACTAGTAATTTTCCAAGAATCTGGCCATTTCATTCAAGAGGATAATTCCTTGAAAACTGCAATCACTTTGATGGATTTCATGCATAGAAATGATAACAAGAacgttgttattaaaacaaattggGGTGCCCACAAGTAG
- the QNS1 gene encoding glutamine-dependent NAD(+) synthetase (similar to Saccharomyces cerevisiae YHR074W | QNS1 | glutamine (Q) dependent Nad+ Synthetase) gives MSHLITLATCNLNQWALDFEGNRDRILESIKISKEKKARLRVGPELEITGYGCLDHFLEDDLYLHSWEMYASILKTPETFDILLDIGMPVVHKNVRYNCRLLSFNGKILLIRPKIWLANDGNYRELRYFTPWFKPTIVEEFQLPVNIAKLTGQSLVPFGDAVINALDTCIGTETCEELFTPESPHIAMSLDGVEIFTNSSGSHHELRKLNKRMDLIKGATSRCGGVYLYANQRGCDGDRLYYDGCALIAINGKVVAQGSQFSLKDVEVVTATVDLEDVRSYRAAFMSRSMQASLSKIRYQRITVDVELAVKNNRFDPSITLTAARDVRYHLPEEEIALGPACWLWDYLRRCKGTGYFLPLSGGIDSCATAVIIFSMCRLVIKEISDGNYVVLKDVQKICRMGQEWIPSKPEEIANKIFHTCYMGTENSSKETRDRSRNLAKRINSYHVDLNMDPVVNSIISLFEVATGKKPVYKIFGGSQIENLALQNIQARLRMVLSYLFAQLLPWVRNIPNSGGLLVLGSSNVDECLRGYLTKYDCSSADLNPIGAISKRDLKKFIAYASANFDMPILDDFLKATPTAELEPITKDYVQSDEIDMGMTYDELGVFGSLRKIDKCGPYSMFLKLLHLWTPKLTPRQVAEKVKRFFFFYAINRHKQTVITPSYHAENYSPDDNRFDLRPFLIDPRFPWASKKIDRIVDQYEGKISIDDLNNLEVD, from the coding sequence ATGTCCCATTTAATAACTTTAGCCACATGTAATTTAAACCAATGGGCTTTGGATTTTGAAGGAAACAGAGATCGTATTTTAGAATCAATCAAAATttcaaaggaaaaaaaggctCGTTTACGTGTTGGTCCAGAGCTTGAAATCACTGGGTATGGTTGTTTGGACCATTTTTTGGAAGATGACTTATATTTACATTCCTGGGAAATGTATGCTTCTATTTTGAAAACCCCTGAGacttttgatattttattggaTATTGGTATGCCAGTTGTTCACAAGAATGTCAGATATAATTGTAGACTGTTGTCATTTAATGGTAAAATCTTGTTGATCAGACCTAAGATCTGGCTAGCCAATGACGGTAATTACAGAGAATTAAGATACTTCACTCCATGGTTCAAACCGACAATTGTTGAAGAGTTTCAATTGCCGGTTAATATCGCAAAGCTTACCGGACAATCGTTGGTCCCATTTGGTGATGCAGTTATTAATGCATTAGATACATGTATTGGAACCGAAACCTGTGAAGAATTATTTACCCCAGAATCCCCCCATATTGCTATGAGTTTGGATGGTGTAGAAATTTTCACTAATAGTAGTGGGAGTCATCACGAATTACGTaaactaaataaaagaatGGATTTGATTAAAGGCGCAACTAGTCGTTGTGGTGGGGTTTATCTGTATGCTAATCAGAGAGGTTGTGATGGTGATCGATTGTATTATGATGGGTGTGCTTTAATTGCTATCAACGGCAAAGTTGTTGCCCAGGGGTCTCAATTTTCGTTAAAAGATGTTGAAGTAGTAACCGCCACTGTTGACTTGGAAGATGTTAGGTCTTACCGTGCTGCCTTCATGTCCAGATCTATGCAAGCTTCTTTGTCAAAAATAAGATACCAAAGAATCACCGTCGATGTTGAATTGGCcgtaaaaaataatagatttGACCCTTCGATTACTTTAACTGCAGCAAGGGACGTTCGCTACCATTTGCCCGAAGAAGAAATTGCCCTGGGTCCAGCCTGTTGGCTATGGGATTATTTAAGACGTTGTAAAGGTACCGGTTATTTTCTACCTTTATCTGGTGGTATTGACTCTTGTGCCACAGctgtcattattttttccatgTGCAGATTGGTTATCAAGGAAATTTCTGATGGGAATTATGTAGTTCTTAAAGATgttcaaaaaatatgtcGTATGGGTCAGGAGTGGATTCCAAGTAAACCGGAAGAAATagcaaataaaatttttcacaCTTGTTATATGGGTACGGAAAATTCATCAAAGGAAACAAGAGATAGATCGCGTAATCTAGCGAAGAGAATTAATTCATACCACGTTGATTTGAACATGGACCCTGTAGTCAACAGTATTATCAGTTTATTTGAAGTGGCAACTGGTAAAAAGCctgtttataaaatatttggtgGCTCTCAAATTGAAAACCTGGCTTTACAAAATATCCAGGCTCGTTTAAGAATGGTTTTGTCATATCTTTTTGCTCAATTATTACCTTGGGTTCGTAATATTCCAAATAGTGGTGGGTTGTTGGTCTTGGGAAGTTCTAATGTTGACGAGTGTTTACGGGGGTATTTGACCAAATATGACTGTTCATCAGCAGATTTGAACCCAATAGGTGCTATATCTAAAAgggatttgaaaaaatttattgctTATGCATCTGCAAATTTTGACATGCCAATTTTGGATGATTTCTTAAAGGCAACACCAACTGCAGAATTAGAACCAATCACAAAAGATTATGTTCAATCTGATGAAATCGATATGGGTATGACATATGATGAATTAGGTGTTTTTGGTTCATTGCgtaaaatagataaatgTGGACCATATTCAatgtttttgaaattattacaTTTATGGACACCAAAATTAACACCACGTCAAGTCGctgaaaaagttaaaagatttttctttttttatgcaATTAATAGACACAAGCAAACTGTTATCACGCCAAGTTATCATGCTGAAAATTACTCTCCAGATGATAATAGGTTTGATTTACGTCCATTTTTGATTGATCCTCGATTCCCATGGgcttccaaaaaaattgatagGATTGTAGATCAATACGAGGGCAAGATCAGCATTGATGACCTAAACAATTTAGAAGTTGACTGA
- a CDS encoding uncharacterized protein (similar to Saccharomyces cerevisiae YKR102W | FLO10 | FLOcculation), with the protein MLAQFVSFLFLLITVNAYPAHIDLVSVLNDSDVSWTKNTVADDQLVVQSVQMLYSIGNDTSLSKCEKCKSRLLFGKSLAFTRADLIPTIWKQWCLESGYETTTTCLTNFGRNTVSNSSTGSNFADMLSLMNPLSMDGDYYCHYKESNQCALPVTPSNLSISYMWNNTKPAKAYVAPQPSNETFNVLHISDFHIELDYTVGTDANCSASMCCTPHTSNSKKVPQNHTSTGYNSFYTNANYAVNGTFTQGDWVNVNESSVWVPATTFGNYKCDAPEVLINSSLHSIGDYQKSNNISFDFAIFTGDLVDHDETAYTGYDMTVESEQIIFRDIKNTLDEVPVYSVLGNHDTFPYGEIAQEKSGFQNKFDWNAELMSDLWYDYGWLNASEAQQVKTHYTGFSVTTKQGLKIISLNSNCWYMKNHYAYWNTVEDPDSFGQFEFLISELLDSEANDQRVWIIYHIPVSSDILPPQAKLFGDVIERFSPYTIAAIFNGHTHRDEFQIMYKGNGTSDTKTEDNVVNNAWICQAVTPWVENNPGWRYYEIDTETFSIMNAYNFYTKLNETFTNNGSEPVWNFEYSSRTAYNIDWPTNAPLNATYWHKVATSIGSSNGTLQTYENFAKRFSPYTGDCSTGACDTDYCYVTSFYVDQYANCLNEFNITS; encoded by the coding sequence atgttagcTCAATTTGtctcctttttatttttattgatcaCTGTCAATGCCTATCCTGCCCACATCGATTTGGTCAGTGTTTTAAATGATAGTGACGTTAGCTGGACTAAAAATACTGTTGCTGATGATCAACTTGTTGTGCAAAGTGTCCAAATGTTATATTCTATCGGGAATGACACTTCTTTAAGCAAGTGTGAAAAGTGTAAGAGTAGATTGTTATTTGGTAAATCATTAGCTTTCACCAGAGCTGATTTAATTCCAACTATTTGGAAACAATGGTGTTTGGAAAGTGGGTATGAAACAACCACCACTTGTTTGACCAATTTCGGTAGAAACACTGTTAGCAACTCCTCTACCGGTTCCAATTTTGCTGACATGTTATCCTTGATGAACCCATTATCCATGGATGGTGACTATTACTGTCACTACAAGGAAAGTAACCAGTGTGCTTTACCAGTTACTCCATCCAATTTGTCTATTTCTTACATGTGGAATAACACTAAACCTGCAAAGGCTTATGTTGCTCCTCAACCAAGTAACGAAACCTTCAATGTTTTGCATATTTCCGATTTTCATATTGAATTGGATTACACCGTCGGAACTGATGCCAATTGTTCAGCCTCTATGTGTTGTACTCCACACACTTCTAATAGTAAGAAGGTCCCACAAAATCACACTTCCACTGGTTACAACAGTTTCTATACTAATGCCAACTATGCCGTCAATGGTACTTTCACTCAAGGTGATTGGGTCAACGTTAATGAATCCAGTGTTTGGGTCCCAGCTACTACTTTCGGTAACTACAAATGTGATGCCCCAGaagttttaattaattccTCTTTACATTCCATCGGCGATTACCAAAAAAGTAACAATATCAGCTTTGACTTTGCCATTTTCACTGGTGATTTGGTCGACCATGATGAAACCGCCTACACCGGTTACGATATGACCGTTGAATCCGAACAGATTATCTTTAgagatattaaaaacacTTTGGATGAAGTTCCTGTTTACTCTGTTTTGGGTAATCATGATACTTTCCCATATGGTGAAATTGCTCAAGAAAAATCTGGTTTCCAAAACAAATTTGATTGGAATGCCGAGTTGATGTCTGACTTATGGTATGATTACGGCTGGTTAAATGCTTCCGAAGCTCAGCAAGTCAAGACACATTATACTGGATTTTCTGTTACCACCAAGCAAGgtttgaaaattatttccTTAAACAGTAATTGTTGGTATATGAAAAATCATTATGCTTATTGGAACACCGTTGAAGATCCAGATTCCTTTGGTCAATTCGAATTTTTGATTAGCGAATTGTTAGATTCCGAGGCTAATGACCAAAGAGTTTGGATTATATATCATATACCAGTTTCTTCTGATATTTTGCCTCCTCAAGCCAAATTATTTGGTGACGTTATCGAAAGATTCTCCCCATACACTATTGCTGCCATTTTTAATGGTCATACCCATCGTGATGAATTTCAAATTATGTATAAGGGCAATGGTACTTCTGACACCAAAACTGAAGACAACGTAGTTAACAATGCTTGGATTTGTCAAGCAGTCACTCCATGGGTTGAAAACAATCCAGGTTGGAGATATTACGAAATTGATACCGAAACTTTCTCCATTATGAATGCCTATAACTTTTACACAAAGTTAAATGAAACATTTACTAATAACGGTTCTGAGCCAGTCTGGAACTTTGAATACTCTAGTAGAACTGCTTATAACATTGACTGGCCAACTAATGCTCCATTAAATGCTACTTACTGGCATAAGGTTGCCACCAGCATTGGTTCCAGTAATGGTACTTTACAGACTTATGAAAATTTTGCCAAAAGATTTTCTCCATACACTGGTGATTGTAGTACGGGTGCTTGTGACACTGATTATTGTTATGTTACTTCCTTCTATGTTGACCAATATGCCAACTGTTTGAATGAATTTAACATTACCAGTTAA
- the TFA2 gene encoding transcription factor TFIIE subunit TFA2 (similar to Saccharomyces cerevisiae YKR062W | TFA2 | Transcription Factor a subunit 2) produces MSTLLDNLNKVKHKIEGPKKRKSEEQTTIVTATSDKENTPVGTSKSDTASSNLAERPADGLPSKKLKSNPSEKVELTNTTKEKEEDKAVSPSKSLSATLTTNSNGPGLSGTHLSTKLLLATEYIQERGEAVPISQVESYLSLKPNSPEAKNVIQLLKNINKIKFDPVKKTLQYVSIYDVHSAGDLIDLLRKQATFKGISVKELKDGWPQCQEVIDDLEKRGRILVLRTKKDGSARFVWYNNYVTPAKVRQLAMKNEDGHIIDEEFRKMWEKCKLPSRAELPRKLTDFGLKPASVDPASVKKEGTVTRVEVKKRKQRKSKITNTHMTGVLRDYSDRV; encoded by the coding sequence atgagTACACTATtagataatttaaataaagtcaaacataaaattgaaggtccaaaaaaaagaaaaagtgaAGAACAAACTACCATTGTTACAGCCACGAgtgataaagaaaataccCCAGTTGGAACATCAAAAAGTGACACAGCTTCGTCTAATTTGGCTGAAAGACCTGCAGATGGACTACCATCTAAAAAACTTAAATCAAACCCATCTGAAAAAGTTGAATTAACAAATActacaaaagaaaaagaagaggatAAAGCCGTATCCCCCTCCAAATCATTATCTGCAACACTAACTACTAATTCTAATGGGCCAGGTTTAAGTGGGACTCATTTATctacaaaattattattagctaCAGAATATATCCAAGAAAGAGGTGAAGCAGTACCGATATCACAAGTTGAATCTTATTTATCATTGAAGCCAAATTCACCGGAGGCGAAAAACGTTATacaattgttaaaaaatataaacaaaataaaatttgatCCCGTAAAGAAAACGTTGCAGTATGTCTCAATATACGATGTACATTCTGCGGGAGATTTAATTGACTTGTTAAGAAAACAAGCTACTTTTAAGGGTATAAGTGTCAAAGAATTAAAGGATGGGTGGCCGCAATGCCAGGAGGTTATTGATGATTTAGAGAAAAGAGGAAGAATCTTGGTGTTGAGGACGAAAAAAGATGGAAGCGCAAGATTTGTTTGGTATAACAATTATGTTACCCCTGCGAAAGTTCGTCAGTTGGCTATGAAAAACGAGGATGGTCATATTATTGATGAagaatttagaaaaatgtGGGAAAAGTGTAAGTTACCTAGTAGAGCTGAATTGCCACGTAAATTGACCGATTTTGGTTTGAAACCAGCTAGTGTTGATCCTGCCAGTGTCAAAAAGGAAGGTACAGTTACAAGAGTTGAGGTCAAAAAGAGGAAGCAACGTAAATCAAAGATTACAAATACTCATATGACTGGTGTTTTGAGAGATTATTCTGATAGGGTTTAG